TAACGCAGGTTGCGACTGCACAGGTCTGACCAGGTGAAAGACCTCCCGGGCCGCGTAGCGCTCGAGGCTTCGGACTATGTCGCGCCGGGTCTTGCCCTCCTTGCTGCGGCGTTCGCAGTAGTCCTGGGTGCGCGGGTCGACGCGCAGGCGGGTCTGCACGATCCGGTGCAGGGCCGCGTTCGCTTGCCGGTCGCCACCCCGGTTGATGCGCCGGTAGTGCCGACTGCCCGAGGAACGCTCGACGGGGCTGACGGCCGAGTCCGGACCGATGCCCACTACCTCGAGCAGCTGCGGAGTGTGGTGTTCCACCAGCCGGGTCAGGCGGCCTTTCAAGTGCTGGACCTCTTCGCTGAGCTGTCCAATGCGCCGGGCCAGGAGTCCCAGGGTCACGTGGGTGGCGTGGAGCATCGATCCCTCGCCGGCCTCGTCGTTCAGGCTGTTGTCGGCGAGCCCTGCGCAGGTGCGGAAGAGCTCTGCGTTGCCCAGCCCGGCCAGTTCCTCCCTCAGCTGCGGATGTGCACGGATGAGGACGGCCTTGAGCTGGTTGATCGCCTGGGTGCGGGCCTTGACCGCCGAGTCCTTGGCCGGCTTGTACATCCGGGCGATCTCCACCGGCCCGTCGCCCGCCTTGGCCTGGGCGCACGCCCGCCCCCTCAGCACCGCCCGCGCCGCGTTCTGGGCATCAAGCGGGGTCCGACTTGCCGCGCCGACGGCGGTCAGGTAGCGGGACAGGGCCGCACCGAAGGAACCGGTACCTTCTACTCCGGCCCGGCGCACCGTACCCGGCGGCTTATCGCTAGCCGGCACCGGGCCGTGCGGACGGTCAGAATCGTGAGGACGCCTTTCCGGCAAGCCCCTATCGAGACACGCCCGGTCAGCCCGAGACCAGCAACGCACCGTCCCCGGCCGGTGGTCGACACAGTGTGAGCAGGACACTCCGGTCAGGCATCTCAGGAGTCAGACCCCGCCGTAGGACAGCACCCACCCATTGTTCTCCGTCTAACCGGCTTGCAGCCACGTCGGCTCGCTCGTTCGGACGAAGTGAGTCGAAGCACCGGCCGCCTACCAACCGAACTGGCACCATGCCACCGTCGCACGTCACTTCGAGTCCAGGGCGGGCCATTGGAATGGCGGGTCAACGAGCGGCAGCTCTCGGTGCTGCAGTGGGTGGAACCCGGGCCCCGCACGGCACGTACCCCCTCGGATGACGACTGTGGAAGGCCGCCTATGTCGACGACGACATGGACAAGCTCTACCGGCGCGCCCAGGAAGAGGACTGAATTCAGCCCATCCGCACCCCGCTTACGGCGCAGGACCCGGCCGAGAAGCCTGCTGGAGAGGCGCTTTGCGACGCAGAGCTGCCCCTGAAAGATTTTGAGGGCCTGAGGGTGGCCCTGACCGTCCCGCCCTCCTCGGTCACCTCCACCGGCACGGTGCCGGCGCGCGTGGCGAACACCAGCTTCCCCGGGCCCGGTAAGGAACGCGGACTCCGAGTAGCCGAGGTCGGCGGCGATGGCCAGCATGTCGCTGTCGTCCAGGGCTGCGGCGTCCAGAACGACGCCGGCGGGACTTCCGCCGTCGGGGACGCTGGAGAAGGCGGTGTATCGCAACACCCCGGGCTGGGGCGCATTCGTCGTCATGCTCGCAGCAACCATGATCGGCGCGCGGCTATTTCCGCGGGGCAGCCGAACCGCAGGAGCCGCCGCAGCTTGCCGAACACGGTCCGGTCACTGACGCGGAGCCCATGGCGCCGATTTCCCGTCCCATCCGATCCGGCGGGATTGTCGCGTTCGGTACGACATGCCGGCGCTCCTCTGGCAGCCCCTGTCGACGAAGGCATGACGAGGAGAGCGGGGGCAGGGATGGATGAGGTGGTCCTCGACGTGGCCCGGGCCATCCGGCCGTATCTTCCGGGCCTGGTCGGAGAGGACGCGCCGCGGTGGGACCTGCGGATCGTCGCGCTGCTCGACCGAGCACGGGACGGCGTGGACGTCGGCGAGGCCGTCCTGGAGCTGCTCGGCGAATCGCCGGCGACGCTCGCATGGGCGGCGTCCGTGCTGGAGGACGAGCGGCATCTGCCTCCGGACCTGCAGCACAGAGCCGTGCGCTCGGGGGACAAGACGGGATATTCCCCGCTGGCCAATCC
This genomic interval from Streptomyces sp. NBC_00557 contains the following:
- a CDS encoding transposase, which codes for MRRAGVEGTGSFGAALSRYLTAVGAASRTPLDAQNAARAVLRGRACAQAKAGDGPVEIARMYKPAKDSAVKARTQAINQLKAVLIRAHPQLREELAGLGNAELFRTCAGLADNSLNDEAGEGSMLHATHVTLGLLARRIGQLSEEVQHLKGRLTRLVEHHTPQLLEVVGIGPDSAVSPVERSSGSRHYRRINRGGDRQANAALHRIVQTRLRVDPRTQDYCERRSKEGKTRRDIVRSLERYAAREVFHLVRPVQSQPALQGQS